One window from the genome of Thermaerobacter marianensis DSM 12885 encodes:
- a CDS encoding DUF3780 domain-containing protein yields MKGRRKVYDFGFDPAEGPHHFQLVDLGRDGVTVYESFLWDEGGGAAAGHSRPAGRPGRADDHGGPAGRSDRVDRVADGHRPFPVEPGPGPVLQPRPKAMLDPYRWSRIAPAAAAEFNARLRRMGRRPAKWKRETLLAPYFGKELVLLMWAVEDADPAVIPNVLANWSGFAPEERWWLYTTINATAGHPEHGKDRGWRKAIRIALAENPTQDPPPSALRDLAPLLEVGTRGG; encoded by the coding sequence ATGAAGGGACGCCGCAAGGTATACGACTTCGGGTTCGACCCGGCGGAGGGACCCCACCACTTCCAGCTGGTCGACCTCGGCCGGGATGGCGTGACGGTGTACGAGTCGTTCCTCTGGGATGAAGGAGGTGGTGCGGCGGCGGGCCATAGCCGTCCAGCGGGGCGCCCGGGCCGGGCGGACGACCACGGCGGGCCAGCGGGTCGCTCGGACCGGGTGGACCGGGTGGCCGATGGCCACCGGCCGTTCCCGGTGGAGCCGGGACCAGGGCCCGTCCTCCAGCCCCGCCCCAAGGCGATGCTGGATCCTTACCGCTGGTCGCGGATCGCGCCGGCCGCTGCCGCCGAGTTCAACGCCCGCTTGCGGCGCATGGGCCGGCGCCCGGCCAAGTGGAAGCGGGAGACGCTCCTGGCCCCGTATTTCGGCAAGGAGCTGGTGCTCCTGATGTGGGCGGTGGAGGACGCCGACCCGGCGGTGATCCCCAACGTGCTGGCCAACTGGAGCGGCTTCGCGCCGGAGGAACGCTGGTGGCTGTACACCACCATCAACGCCACCGCCGGCCACCCGGAGCACGGCAAGGACCGCGGCTGGCGCAAGGCGATCCGCATCGCCCTGGCCGAGAACCCGACCCAGGATCCGCCGCCGTCGGCCCTGCGGGATCTGGCGCCGCTGCTGGAGGTGGGGACCCGTGGCGGGTGA
- a CDS encoding gamma-glutamyl-gamma-aminobutyrate hydrolase family protein: MPRPIIGVTSYGWDGRGRLFVPGDYLTAVRLAGGIPVVLVADGPPPEEVLARVDGIILVGGGDVDPARYGAAPHETVSGIDPGRDAFELALARIAIERRIPLLGICRGAQVMNVALGGDLVQHVPEVYGDAVPHTPHDPSGPRAVHPVSVAPGSRLHQIFQSERVMVRSRHHQAVGRPAPGLNVVAHAEDGVIEAVEWSDPAHPFAIGVQWHPEDGIEHDPVQQRLFQALVQVAGQRTE; the protein is encoded by the coding sequence TTGCCTCGCCCCATCATCGGCGTGACGTCGTACGGATGGGACGGCCGCGGGCGCCTGTTCGTCCCGGGTGATTACCTGACGGCCGTCCGGCTGGCCGGTGGCATCCCCGTGGTGCTGGTGGCCGACGGGCCGCCGCCCGAGGAAGTCCTGGCGCGGGTTGACGGGATCATCCTGGTGGGGGGCGGCGACGTCGACCCCGCCCGCTACGGCGCCGCACCCCATGAAACGGTGTCCGGCATCGACCCGGGCCGGGATGCCTTCGAACTGGCCCTGGCCCGCATCGCCATCGAGCGGCGCATCCCCCTGCTGGGCATCTGCCGCGGCGCCCAGGTGATGAACGTGGCCCTGGGCGGGGACCTGGTCCAGCACGTCCCTGAGGTGTACGGCGATGCCGTGCCCCACACACCCCACGACCCCAGCGGGCCCCGGGCGGTCCATCCCGTCAGCGTGGCGCCCGGCAGCCGGCTCCACCAAATCTTTCAGTCCGAGCGGGTGATGGTCCGGTCCCGGCACCACCAGGCCGTGGGACGCCCGGCACCCGGGTTGAACGTGGTGGCCCACGCCGAAGACGGCGTCATCGAGGCGGTGGAGTGGAGCGACCCGGCGCATCCTTTTGCCATCGGGGTGCAGTGGCATCCGGAGGACGGGATCGAGCACGACCCGGTTCAGCAGCGGCTCTTCCAGGCACTGGTCCAGGTCGCCGGGCAGCGGACGGAATGA
- a CDS encoding universal stress protein — translation MMQRILIAADGAADALRLARTVRELIPEGGGAQVTVLQVLAPPVPPALSTPLAPPLTAGDDLLVLGEANARRELEPARDELRQAGFRAEVDVATGLPGEEICRYAEQGGYQLIVMGRRGLGRLQEVLLGSVSEYVLRHTRLPVLVVQQAPQMKA, via the coding sequence ATGATGCAACGCATCCTCATCGCAGCGGACGGCGCCGCCGACGCCCTGCGCCTCGCCCGGACCGTGCGGGAACTGATCCCCGAAGGCGGCGGTGCTCAGGTCACCGTCCTGCAAGTGCTGGCCCCGCCGGTTCCTCCCGCCCTGTCGACCCCCCTGGCCCCGCCCCTGACCGCCGGCGACGACCTGCTGGTGCTGGGGGAGGCCAACGCGCGGCGGGAGCTGGAACCCGCCCGGGACGAGCTGCGGCAGGCAGGGTTTCGCGCCGAGGTGGACGTGGCCACGGGCCTCCCCGGCGAGGAGATCTGCCGCTACGCCGAGCAGGGCGGCTACCAGCTCATCGTCATGGGCCGGCGGGGGCTCGGGCGGCTGCAGGAGGTCCTGCTGGGCAGCGTCAGCGAGTACGTCCTGCGTCACACCCGGCTGCCCGTGCTGGTGGTGCAGCAGGCCCCGCAAATGAAGGCGTAA
- a CDS encoding GerAB/ArcD/ProY family transporter: protein MPRRDQVDPASIAALLIITVLATLVFFLPRSLAAAAGRDAWLAVLVSTPVVALVVGAWYAFYFRPGLTPLDRVRFHPFARWLVLPVLVAYAAYHAGGILGETVLLMVVVFPETPGWAFHATLALTTWVLVAYGRETQARLALLVLPVMVLALLFNLAILLPGNAEWVQLLPVLERGPLPLLRGALVMLAAAAETLILTYFADGLPSRDRLVRPLALAAAGKVVLLAGVAMACIVVLGPGETARAVAPTFILARLARPGPVLSRPEVITISAWLLGIVLKLALFVYVAGVTARVTFGLSERWQGGVHAVMTGVTVAVAVWLFPDSERWDWQFTRVWPLVGLAGLVTGVAAGLLPVRSAQPASPSHRGPPTRRRRGSPTRSRRGRSAPGEEP from the coding sequence ATGCCGCGGCGCGATCAGGTAGACCCGGCGTCCATCGCCGCCCTGTTGATCATCACGGTGTTGGCCACCCTGGTGTTCTTCCTGCCCCGCTCCCTGGCGGCCGCGGCGGGCCGGGACGCCTGGCTGGCGGTGCTGGTCAGTACGCCGGTGGTGGCTCTGGTGGTGGGGGCATGGTATGCCTTCTACTTCCGGCCGGGCTTGACGCCCCTGGACCGGGTGCGCTTTCACCCTTTCGCCCGGTGGCTGGTTCTTCCCGTGCTGGTGGCCTACGCGGCCTACCACGCCGGCGGGATCCTGGGGGAGACGGTGCTGCTCATGGTGGTGGTCTTTCCGGAGACGCCGGGGTGGGCCTTCCACGCCACCCTGGCCCTGACCACCTGGGTGCTGGTGGCGTACGGGCGCGAGACCCAGGCGCGGCTGGCTCTGCTGGTGCTGCCGGTGATGGTGCTGGCCCTCCTTTTCAACCTGGCCATCCTGCTTCCCGGCAACGCCGAGTGGGTCCAACTGCTGCCGGTGCTGGAGCGGGGCCCCTTGCCCCTGCTCCGCGGCGCGCTGGTGATGCTCGCGGCGGCGGCGGAAACCCTGATCTTGACCTACTTCGCCGACGGGCTCCCGTCGCGGGACCGGCTGGTGCGGCCCCTGGCCTTGGCGGCGGCCGGCAAGGTGGTCTTGCTGGCGGGGGTGGCGATGGCCTGCATCGTGGTGCTGGGGCCCGGCGAGACGGCGCGGGCGGTGGCGCCCACCTTCATCCTGGCCCGGCTGGCGCGGCCGGGGCCGGTGCTGTCGCGGCCGGAGGTCATCACCATCTCGGCCTGGCTGCTGGGCATCGTCCTCAAGCTGGCCCTGTTCGTCTACGTGGCCGGGGTGACGGCCCGGGTGACCTTCGGGCTCAGCGAGCGGTGGCAAGGAGGGGTGCATGCCGTGATGACGGGGGTGACCGTGGCGGTGGCGGTCTGGCTCTTTCCCGATAGCGAACGCTGGGACTGGCAGTTCACGCGGGTGTGGCCGCTGGTGGGGCTGGCCGGGCTGGTGACGGGTGTGGCGGCGGGCCTGCTGCCCGTCCGGTCGGCCCAGCCCGCAAGTCCGTCGCACCGCGGGCCCCCGACGCGGCGCCGGAGAGGGAGCCCGACCAGGTCCCGGCGAGGCCGCTCTGCCCCGGGCGAGGAGCCGTGA
- a CDS encoding spore germination protein yields MEERPSSRNQPAPALDSRARDGAGSAQTRTGRQPGKPDRGLGGAAGRFDRVNPRLPAWSTTPLSGQPPLAESPATRLREHLEDFLGQVDRWAADLALQEAIPAATSRLELLLREALGRPADLVAVPIRRPGAADVLVVYVDGLVGDQLLNQFILRPLLERLPGSATKASGWLDRGLLPGGRVRPVTRLAEAVDGLLEGSALVAVDRSDGFAMHDPAVSKPVQAWLIDARQFEHRSVDDPATEGTIGGPRDAFIEVLRVNTAALRRRLRTPYLRIEELDTGRLTRTRAAIAYVAGRADPGTVALVRRRLKAAPWDLLFSEEQVEALLQDRPVSIFPQARLTERPDVVAAGLMEGRVAVLLDGTPFAVVVPLQFWDLLQSPDDYYLRWPFATTLRVVRFFAVLLMTVGLPLYVAVTTYNQELIPREFLFTLAASRETLPFPTALEAVGLSFVFDILREATTRLPRQVGGALTIVGGLVIGDTAVRAGIVTAPTLILIGASAMAAFALPTFSAAIPFRILHYVFLGVATVLGMYGLVTAFLIVVAHMASLRSVGVPYLTPYAPYRPQGWEDTLIRAPWVMMRGKPPLIGREGADQGA; encoded by the coding sequence GTGGAGGAGCGACCCAGCTCGAGGAACCAGCCGGCACCGGCCCTGGATTCCAGGGCGCGGGATGGGGCCGGTTCCGCCCAGACCCGGACGGGACGGCAACCCGGGAAGCCCGATCGGGGCCTGGGCGGGGCCGCCGGCCGGTTCGACCGCGTCAACCCCCGCCTTCCCGCCTGGTCGACCACGCCGCTGAGCGGGCAGCCGCCCCTGGCCGAGTCCCCGGCCACCCGCCTGCGGGAGCACCTGGAAGACTTTCTGGGCCAGGTCGACCGCTGGGCGGCCGACCTGGCCCTGCAAGAAGCCATCCCCGCCGCCACCTCGCGCCTCGAGCTGCTCTTGCGCGAGGCCCTGGGCCGCCCCGCAGACCTGGTGGCCGTGCCGATCCGCCGGCCGGGTGCCGCGGACGTGCTGGTGGTGTACGTGGACGGGCTGGTGGGCGACCAGCTGCTCAACCAGTTCATCCTCCGCCCGCTCCTGGAGCGGCTGCCGGGGTCCGCGACCAAGGCCAGCGGGTGGCTGGACCGGGGATTGCTGCCGGGGGGCCGGGTTCGTCCCGTCACCAGGCTGGCCGAGGCCGTCGACGGTCTCTTGGAAGGCTCCGCCCTGGTGGCGGTGGACCGTTCGGACGGGTTCGCGATGCACGACCCCGCGGTGTCCAAGCCGGTGCAGGCCTGGCTCATCGACGCGCGCCAGTTCGAGCACCGCAGCGTGGACGACCCGGCCACCGAGGGCACCATCGGCGGGCCGCGGGACGCCTTCATCGAGGTGCTGCGGGTCAACACCGCCGCCCTGCGACGCCGGCTGCGCACCCCTTACCTGCGCATCGAAGAGCTCGACACGGGGCGGCTCACCCGCACGCGGGCGGCCATCGCGTACGTGGCGGGGCGGGCGGACCCGGGGACCGTGGCCCTGGTGCGGCGGCGGCTGAAGGCGGCGCCCTGGGACCTGCTCTTTTCGGAAGAACAGGTGGAGGCCTTGCTGCAGGACCGGCCGGTGTCCATCTTCCCCCAGGCACGGCTGACGGAGCGGCCCGACGTGGTGGCGGCGGGGCTGATGGAGGGGCGGGTGGCGGTGCTGCTGGACGGCACGCCCTTCGCCGTGGTGGTGCCGCTGCAGTTCTGGGACCTCTTGCAGTCGCCCGACGACTACTACCTGCGCTGGCCCTTCGCCACCACGCTGCGGGTGGTGCGGTTCTTCGCCGTGCTGCTGATGACGGTGGGCCTGCCGCTCTACGTGGCGGTGACCACCTACAACCAGGAGCTGATCCCGCGGGAGTTCCTCTTCACCCTGGCGGCCTCCCGGGAGACGCTGCCCTTCCCCACGGCCCTTGAGGCTGTCGGCCTGAGCTTCGTCTTCGACATCCTGCGGGAGGCCACGACGCGCCTCCCGCGGCAGGTGGGTGGCGCCCTGACCATCGTGGGCGGTCTGGTCATCGGCGATACGGCGGTGCGAGCGGGGATCGTCACGGCGCCCACGCTGATCCTGATCGGTGCCAGCGCCATGGCGGCCTTCGCCCTTCCCACCTTCTCAGCCGCCATCCCCTTCCGGATCCTCCACTACGTGTTCCTGGGGGTGGCCACGGTGCTGGGGATGTACGGGCTGGTCACGGCATTCCTCATCGTAGTGGCCCACATGGCCTCCCTGCGGTCCGTGGGGGTGCCGTACCTGACGCCCTACGCGCCGTACCGGCCCCAGGGCTGGGAGGATACCCTGATCCGCGCCCCCTGGGTGATGATGCGCGGCAAGCCGCCGCTGATCGGACGGGAGGGCGCGGATCAGGGGGCGTGA
- a CDS encoding anti-phage-associated DUF1156 domain-containing protein yields MPEAEPLGTRSFIEVQFPVSKLSKESYKERKAGAGQTLTALGKWWGRKPLVLVRAILLGLLMPATDDPAADREVFLAAMTMDDDGLLRRLDRALTAQEAYEYCTPRERAEFFTVTGGKARWKRGLSRAERERIQRRAFLRMGYDRRLKYCRRPEEIEGPSPEAWARINAHLGTNAASLPELVRQLGERRFGRPPRVGDAFCGGGSIPFEAARLGCDVYASDLNPVAALLTWGALALTGGGEEVVARIAAAQRRVFEDVRRQVEAWGIERNERGWVADAFLYCHEVRDPVTGWWVPLAPSWVIASRGSRVIARLVPDPARRRFDIEIVEGASDEEIEQAAREGTWANGVRCPVDRDGRWLPPAHRQVTSADQLRGRAGLRPWENDDLVPRPDDVFQERLYCIRWVDPKTGRRHYRAPTAADLERERRVLELLRERFARWQARGFLPSRRIEGGYNTDQPMRERGWTHWHHLFNPRQLLLHGLLAERAAQEEGLEARALLLMLGRVINWNSRLSVWNTALEKNEQTFLNQALNTLMNYGCRALGALETAFCAQLAAAPVAGSYRVAPVDARAVEWEADIWITDPGYGDNVNYHELSEFFLAWYEKRLAAFFPGWYADSKRALAVKGEGEAFRTALAECYQNLARRMPEDGFQVVMFTHQDPEIWVDLTLVLWAAGLQVTAAWTVLTETRSGVRAGNYVQGTVVLVLRKRRGQRRGELVDLYPEIREEVERQLDAMLALDPKDDRNFGDADYQLAAYAAALRVLTGYSTIGDIDVTRELRRGRARGERSPIRQVIEQAVRIASDYLVPTGLERSVWRRLGPEERLYLKGIEVEAHGEAREGVYQEFARTYGARDFRILLAGRAANRTRLKTPSEFRDRDLQRPGEAGFGGTLLRHVLYAVYRVARDPEGDPRPARRYLHQQLPDYWGTRQTILALLRYLTDKATGLPHWQGDVAAARTLLPCIEADGV; encoded by the coding sequence ATGCCGGAGGCCGAGCCGCTCGGGACGCGGTCCTTCATCGAGGTACAGTTCCCCGTCAGCAAGCTCTCCAAGGAAAGCTACAAGGAACGCAAGGCAGGTGCCGGCCAGACCCTGACGGCCCTGGGCAAGTGGTGGGGCCGCAAGCCCCTGGTCCTGGTGCGGGCCATCCTGCTGGGCCTCCTCATGCCGGCCACGGACGACCCCGCGGCGGACCGCGAGGTGTTCCTGGCCGCCATGACCATGGACGACGACGGCCTGCTGCGCCGCCTGGACCGGGCCCTGACGGCCCAGGAGGCGTACGAATACTGCACGCCGCGGGAGCGGGCCGAGTTCTTCACGGTGACGGGCGGCAAGGCCCGGTGGAAGCGCGGCCTTAGCCGGGCGGAGCGGGAGCGGATCCAGCGCCGGGCCTTCCTGCGGATGGGCTACGACCGGCGCCTCAAGTACTGCCGGCGACCCGAAGAGATCGAGGGGCCCAGCCCCGAGGCGTGGGCGCGGATCAACGCCCACCTGGGGACGAACGCGGCCAGCCTGCCCGAGCTGGTTCGCCAGCTGGGCGAGCGCCGGTTCGGCCGCCCACCGCGGGTGGGCGATGCGTTCTGCGGTGGCGGCAGCATCCCCTTCGAGGCCGCCCGCCTGGGATGCGACGTGTATGCCTCCGACCTCAACCCCGTGGCCGCCTTGCTGACGTGGGGGGCCCTTGCCCTCACCGGCGGCGGTGAGGAGGTGGTGGCCCGGATCGCCGCGGCGCAGCGGCGGGTCTTCGAGGACGTGCGGCGCCAGGTGGAGGCGTGGGGGATCGAGCGCAACGAGCGGGGCTGGGTGGCCGACGCCTTCCTCTACTGCCACGAGGTGCGGGACCCCGTCACCGGCTGGTGGGTGCCGCTGGCGCCCTCGTGGGTCATCGCCTCCCGGGGCAGCCGCGTGATCGCCCGCCTGGTGCCCGATCCCGCCCGCCGCCGCTTCGACATCGAGATCGTCGAGGGGGCCAGCGACGAGGAGATCGAGCAGGCCGCCCGGGAGGGCACCTGGGCCAACGGCGTCCGCTGCCCGGTGGACCGGGACGGCCGCTGGCTGCCCCCGGCCCACCGCCAGGTGACGAGCGCCGACCAGCTGCGCGGCCGGGCGGGCCTGCGCCCCTGGGAGAACGACGACCTGGTCCCCCGGCCCGACGACGTCTTCCAGGAGCGGCTCTACTGCATCCGCTGGGTGGATCCCAAGACCGGCCGGCGGCACTACCGGGCACCGACGGCGGCCGACCTGGAGCGGGAGCGGCGGGTCCTGGAGCTGCTGCGGGAGCGCTTCGCCCGGTGGCAGGCTCGCGGATTCCTCCCCAGCCGGCGGATCGAAGGGGGGTACAACACGGACCAGCCCATGCGCGAGCGGGGCTGGACCCACTGGCACCACCTGTTCAACCCGCGGCAGCTGCTGCTGCACGGCCTGCTGGCCGAGCGGGCGGCGCAGGAGGAAGGGCTCGAGGCCCGGGCCTTGCTGCTCATGCTGGGCCGGGTGATCAACTGGAACAGCCGGCTGAGCGTATGGAACACCGCCCTGGAGAAGAACGAGCAGACTTTCCTGAATCAGGCGCTCAACACCTTGATGAACTACGGCTGCCGCGCCCTGGGCGCCCTGGAGACCGCCTTCTGCGCCCAGCTGGCTGCGGCGCCGGTGGCCGGATCGTACCGCGTGGCCCCCGTCGACGCCCGGGCCGTGGAGTGGGAAGCCGACATCTGGATCACCGACCCCGGGTACGGCGACAACGTCAACTACCACGAGCTCTCGGAGTTCTTCCTGGCCTGGTACGAGAAGCGGCTGGCCGCGTTCTTCCCCGGCTGGTACGCCGACAGCAAGCGGGCGCTGGCGGTCAAGGGCGAGGGCGAGGCCTTCCGCACGGCGCTGGCCGAGTGCTACCAGAACCTGGCGCGCCGGATGCCGGAGGATGGCTTCCAGGTGGTCATGTTCACCCACCAGGACCCGGAGATCTGGGTCGACCTCACCCTGGTGCTGTGGGCCGCCGGGCTGCAGGTGACGGCAGCCTGGACCGTGCTCACCGAGACCCGGAGCGGGGTTCGCGCGGGGAACTACGTGCAGGGCACGGTGGTGCTGGTCCTGCGCAAGCGCCGGGGCCAGCGCCGCGGGGAGCTGGTCGACCTCTACCCGGAGATCCGGGAGGAGGTGGAGCGCCAGCTGGACGCCATGCTGGCCCTCGACCCCAAGGACGACCGCAACTTCGGCGACGCGGACTACCAGCTGGCCGCCTACGCCGCCGCGCTGCGGGTCCTGACGGGATACAGCACCATCGGTGACATCGACGTGACGCGCGAGCTGCGCCGCGGGCGGGCCAGGGGCGAGCGGTCTCCCATCCGCCAGGTCATCGAGCAGGCGGTGCGGATCGCCTCGGACTATCTGGTCCCCACCGGGCTGGAGCGGTCCGTCTGGCGCCGGCTGGGACCGGAGGAGCGCCTTTACCTCAAAGGCATCGAGGTGGAGGCTCACGGCGAGGCGCGGGAAGGGGTGTACCAGGAGTTTGCCCGCACCTACGGGGCCCGGGACTTCCGGATCCTCTTAGCCGGCCGCGCGGCCAACCGGACGCGGCTGAAGACCCCGTCGGAGTTCCGCGACCGCGACCTGCAGCGGCCGGGTGAGGCGGGGTTCGGGGGCACCCTGCTTCGCCACGTCCTGTATGCCGTGTACCGGGTGGCCCGCGATCCCGAGGGCGACCCGAGGCCGGCACGCCGGTACCTGCACCAGCAGCTGCCGGACTACTGGGGGACGCGCCAGACCATCCTGGCCCTGTTGCGTTACCTGACGGACAAGGCGACCGGCCTGCCCCACTGGCAGGGTGACGTGGCGGCGGCGCGGACGCTACTGCCTTGCATCGAGGCGGATGGCGTCTGA
- a CDS encoding Ger(x)C family spore germination protein, which translates to MAARLRAGFVLILSALLLGGCWGYNEVNDLAFVAVAALDRRPEGGYRWTVAVPVPELVLPASVGGGGAGTAGGVTRTNLFRSATGPAPRAAAQALDAAIPREVRWSFADHILVGEAVARTGLLPLLEMISRGYRVERRASLYVVRGEAGELLTQLQPALDRSLARSFDALTRKNRPGTLRGVDGNTVLRWLDTPGTDPFLPVVTSAQASGAVSPAPGGIALFRRDRLAGFLSPPLDNGLLMARGEAHPFTMVVACPAGTGAARAAAGTGRGAGAAVVSLQVDRNKARIRVVGSGTAAGVAGAPASPGGGAMPRLQLQVDLAGVVLEWQCPDGRVDLARVRAVGQAAAQQARAQIRAALERSASLGVDPVGFGAALYRQDPRAWRAVQTQWRQRLRDLRPEVVVTFHVRGYQLTASAP; encoded by the coding sequence GTGGCGGCGCGGCTGCGGGCCGGGTTCGTCCTGATCCTGAGCGCCCTGCTCCTGGGGGGGTGCTGGGGGTACAACGAGGTCAACGACCTGGCCTTCGTCGCCGTGGCGGCCTTAGACCGCCGGCCCGAAGGCGGCTACCGCTGGACGGTGGCGGTGCCGGTGCCCGAACTGGTCCTTCCCGCCTCGGTCGGAGGCGGCGGGGCGGGGACGGCGGGGGGCGTCACCCGCACCAACCTGTTCCGCTCCGCCACGGGGCCGGCCCCGCGGGCGGCCGCGCAGGCCCTGGATGCGGCCATCCCCCGGGAGGTGCGCTGGTCCTTCGCCGACCACATCCTGGTGGGCGAGGCGGTGGCCCGCACTGGCCTGCTCCCGCTGCTGGAGATGATCTCCCGCGGCTACCGCGTGGAGCGGCGGGCGTCGCTGTACGTGGTGCGCGGGGAGGCGGGTGAACTGCTGACGCAGCTGCAGCCGGCCCTGGATCGCTCCCTGGCCCGCTCCTTCGACGCCCTGACCCGGAAGAACCGGCCCGGCACCCTGCGGGGCGTCGACGGCAACACGGTCCTGCGCTGGCTGGATACCCCCGGCACCGACCCCTTCCTGCCCGTGGTGACCTCGGCCCAGGCCAGCGGGGCGGTGAGCCCGGCACCTGGAGGCATCGCCCTGTTCCGGCGGGACCGGCTGGCGGGGTTCCTCTCGCCGCCCCTCGACAACGGCCTCCTCATGGCGCGGGGGGAGGCGCACCCCTTCACCATGGTGGTGGCGTGCCCGGCAGGGACGGGGGCGGCGCGGGCTGCGGCCGGGACGGGCAGGGGCGCCGGCGCCGCCGTGGTGTCGTTGCAGGTTGACCGGAACAAGGCCCGGATTCGGGTGGTCGGCAGTGGGACGGCGGCCGGCGTTGCCGGAGCGCCAGCCTCGCCGGGGGGTGGCGCCATGCCCCGGCTGCAACTTCAAGTCGATCTGGCGGGCGTCGTGCTGGAGTGGCAGTGCCCGGATGGGCGGGTCGACCTGGCACGGGTCCGGGCGGTGGGCCAGGCGGCGGCCCAGCAAGCCCGGGCCCAGATCCGAGCCGCTTTGGAGCGGTCGGCGTCCCTGGGCGTCGACCCCGTGGGCTTCGGGGCGGCCCTGTACCGTCAGGACCCCCGCGCCTGGCGGGCCGTCCAGACCCAGTGGCGGCAGCGGTTGCGGGACCTGCGGCCCGAGGTGGTGGTCACCTTCCACGTGCGGGGTTACCAGCTGACGGCCTCGGCACCGTAG
- a CDS encoding short-chain fatty acid transporter, which yields MQRLGEILSGFTRRYLPDSFIFAILLTLVVYVMGLVFTDHGPYQLVLDWYGGFWNLLAFGMQMTLILVTGYALANTAVVRRGLRRLADWPQSPGQAVALVAFVTGALGLINYGLSLVAGALLALEVGRSCARRGIKVHFPLLVAAGYVGLMIWHNGLSGSAPLTVNTPGHFLEKQMGLLPLTETIFRPFNIVVALVLLFLSPWILARMHPTGGDVAEIPAALAGSSGDGAAAAAEPPLVSGGPEAQQTLAERLENSRVLTGLVVLAGLVYIVSAFAQKGIAALDINMVVFIFLVLGLLLHGTPIRYAEAVADGVRSASGVILQFPFYAGIMGIMTSSGLAAVIANWFVAISTPLTFPFWIFVSAGLVNLAVPSGGGQWAVQGPIVIQAAQALHLDLGKAVMAVAFGDELTNMIQPFWALPLLGITGLRAGQILGYTAVVMLVAFVVMSVGLVFLP from the coding sequence TTGCAGCGACTGGGTGAGATCCTCAGCGGGTTCACCCGGCGGTATCTTCCGGATTCCTTCATCTTCGCCATCCTGCTGACGCTGGTGGTCTACGTGATGGGCCTGGTCTTCACCGACCACGGCCCCTACCAACTGGTGCTGGACTGGTACGGCGGGTTCTGGAACCTGCTGGCCTTCGGCATGCAGATGACGCTGATCCTGGTGACGGGCTACGCCCTGGCCAACACGGCGGTCGTGCGCCGGGGGCTGCGGCGCCTGGCGGACTGGCCCCAATCGCCCGGGCAGGCGGTGGCGTTGGTGGCCTTTGTGACAGGGGCGTTGGGCCTCATCAACTACGGCCTCAGTCTGGTGGCGGGTGCCCTGCTGGCCCTGGAGGTCGGGCGGTCCTGTGCCCGGCGCGGGATCAAGGTCCACTTCCCGTTGCTGGTGGCGGCGGGGTACGTGGGCCTGATGATCTGGCACAACGGGCTCTCCGGCTCCGCCCCGCTGACGGTGAACACGCCGGGGCACTTCCTGGAGAAGCAGATGGGGCTCCTTCCCCTGACGGAGACCATCTTCCGGCCGTTCAACATCGTCGTGGCCCTGGTCCTGCTCTTCCTGTCGCCTTGGATCCTGGCCCGCATGCACCCCACCGGGGGTGATGTGGCGGAGATACCGGCGGCCCTGGCCGGTTCGTCCGGAGACGGGGCGGCGGCAGCCGCCGAGCCGCCGCTGGTCTCCGGCGGGCCCGAGGCGCAGCAGACCCTGGCCGAGCGGCTCGAGAACAGCCGGGTGCTCACGGGCCTGGTGGTCCTGGCGGGCCTGGTGTACATCGTCAGCGCCTTTGCCCAGAAGGGCATCGCCGCCCTGGACATCAACATGGTGGTCTTCATCTTCCTGGTCCTCGGGCTGCTGCTTCACGGGACGCCCATCCGGTACGCCGAGGCCGTGGCCGACGGCGTCCGCTCGGCCAGCGGGGTCATCCTGCAGTTCCCCTTCTACGCCGGCATCATGGGCATCATGACCTCGTCCGGGCTGGCGGCCGTCATCGCCAACTGGTTCGTGGCCATCTCCACGCCGCTGACCTTCCCCTTCTGGATCTTCGTCAGCGCGGGCCTGGTCAACCTGGCTGTCCCGTCGGGCGGCGGCCAGTGGGCGGTACAGGGGCCCATCGTGATCCAGGCGGCCCAGGCGCTCCACCTCGACCTGGGCAAGGCGGTCATGGCGGTGGCCTTCGGGGACGAGCTCACCAACATGATCCAGCCCTTCTGGGCCCTGCCCCTGCTGGGCATCACGGGTCTGCGGGCGGGACAGATCCTGGGCTACACGGCGGTGGTCATGCTGGTCGCCTTCGTGGTGATGAGCGTGGGACTGGTCTTCTTGCCGTGA